The Rosa rugosa chromosome 1, drRosRugo1.1, whole genome shotgun sequence genomic sequence CGGATTGAAAAAGTGTATCCTCTACTGCAGGCTCCAATAACCAAAAGCCACGCTTTTGACTTTGGTgtctctattttttattttattttaaatgttatattaatgtttttctttctctctcttcgttttcttttaattcctatttatatattaatcaaaatataaaaatactTGTTTTATACGTATAAGATACTAAATACCTTAATATttcatttaatattttttttttagagatttcatttaatattataaatttttatataatgTTAATTAAGCAAAGCTACGAATCTTCTTCAGTATCTATTATTCGTTGGATACCCTATGACAAAGGTATCATTTGAATTTTTATATTAAATACCTACCATTAATATTCAGagcaattttattttatttttaaaaaaaatctgcTATTATGAAAATTCATATGGCTGCAATAATCTAACATCTCGTTATCAATTGTTTCATGATTACAACAATTATAACACCGGCAAAGAAGAACCTCAATTAAATATTCACTAACATTTAAAATCAAATCCACTAACATTTAAATTTGACCAGAAGTACATAAATAGTTTTGTTATTTATAAGGTCTACATCATTTGAAATAAATGCCGAATTCAAATCCTAATCTAGCACTGAATTGAAATCCTAACATGACATTGAATTGAAATCCTAATAGTCTTGAAGCAATGACCACCATCTCCACACGATTACCTCCCGTTCTAGTTGCATAATGGATGATAGAGGCATGATTCCTAAACATATGGACCAAGTTAAAGACGAGTTACTAATCAGAAATATATAGCATATGTACAAAATCATAATATGAACTGTAAAGTTCCACATAATAAGTATAGTCAAAACGCAAAGATAAATATAATCTTACTTGATTAATCAATTTGCATATTGGGGCAATCAAATGGCATTGTGGGACGGTAGACATCATCATCTGGTGAAAAAGCAACATTCGATGGCCTTTGAGACGTGTCACGAGCAAACTGAGACATCGTTTGCATGACATCTTCTTGTGTATCCACTGATATTCCGCATTGTTTAAACATCTCTCCCATTTTTTGGAGTGCCATCTCTACACACCTCACTTCAAACATTTGTTCCATCCGTTTTGTTTGCTCAGCCATTTTGCTTTGTAGTTCCTCCATCATGTGTGCTTCTCTCTCTTGTGCCTTTTTCACTTGCTCTTCCAATTGCTCTCGCAACTGTTTCACTTCTCTTGATACTCCTCGCTCTTCAACATGGATTCCAGGGACTTCATCCCAAGTAACGCCTGCTCCAACACCCCTCACTCTGTTCCCATTCTCCTTACCAAGAACTTCAGCATACATTTCTTCACGGATTTCTGGAGCAGTGATGTCAACATTCATGCTTAGCCTCTTTTGTTCAGCCTCTTCAAAATCCGCCTACAataaatataatggatagaccaTAAGCAAAGGAGACATGAAATATCTACAAATATAATAAAGCTACAGATAAATTAACTTACAATTGCCTTTGCAGATGCCGCATCGATCGGTTCTTGGGACCCTTTCCTTTGATGTGTTAATTTAAATAGCTCCCACCTATCTGGCTCTTTACCATGAGAAATTTCCTGTGCAACAGATTGTATATTTAAAATATGTAGTAGATACACAAGAAGGTGGGCAGGTAAAACAGAGAAGTAACAAAGATACAAAGAGTTAGAAAGATACTGATGTAGGCAATATGGACCTGAATAACAGTTCAATATATGTAAAACAGTACTAAACCCTAGTTGTTGTTATGTATACTTGTTATAGGGATTTGCTCAAGGCAGAGGGTAGCAAGGATGCAACGAGAAGGTTAATGAAATATAATCACaatgtcacaccccgaattctgaataagtaattcatattcgaagcatgaaactcaaaataccctgtttataatctcagaatttttttctcaaaaacaactACATCTTACACCTCTTAAAAATTAcataaccaaatcctcaagttacttattacagcacactctcaccaaatcaatgtgtaaagctcaaatgagcataacactcCTCACAAAAACAAATGCTGTAAATccaatactaatactctaaaccgcacgatcactgccctgattctcctgacctgtaggattacccgctatacaatttgaatagtgtaccgggagttgcaacaacacaaaacccggtaagcttttgacagcccgtatgagtaaacaagaaagaactgttgatttattcaattatatttattataactcaagtagacaatcaacacactcacaaggtaactccaaaaatcacagaaacatataagtatattcttgatgctttcttttaaaactcaacatttgactgatcacaaccaacaaatattgcaacattaatatgtgaaataacattaaagcaaagcatgcttgattctcttttcactaacaccttcacatattaacaatatatcacaaatatatatttgatcaaaataatataagtacacttttctttttagtgaattttcggattaactggtaacaaatcataaatacaagtgctagggtccaacgtactatacccaaagcacgagtaagccaggttgactggtaacaaatcacaaatccacgtactagggtccaacatactatacccaaagtacgggaaagccgcagcatactagggtccaacgtactatacccaagtatgtatacccaaggtcagctacttccttcctatgagtataatagtgcactatctgtagggactagggcccaggcttaacgtctcataacaccaaaacatatttaccagtaattcatttaagcacggggttgtagaaatcacccggcttcacaactgtacttctcagacataatcaaattcacaaaatacaatctttatgatttatagatcgtatatatgtatatgtacacccacataaagagacatattatttcaagataaatctttatttcttaaaataatttccacataatcacatttgggcatataaaatagctttcacaccacatgatcaacatttcattattcaacaattaaaatgcgagattaatagcttgaataatatcaaatccattctcaatcatttcatcacaccaatcacacatcaaccaatatatatattcaacgtaaatatatatatacgtaatcatccgctcagggatgaccactaatatcaactatagttcaagcataaaaaccgtgaaattcatttgtataaatgaaatcattttacttatttacttatttaaatGAAATCAGTTGTataatatcaactatagttgatcaagtccatatgatttaaaacaaatatttattccacaaatattttcacacaattgcgataaaaataaagtaattaaatttattcggttcgtaatatgaaccacgtgaggtttactcacctccaattcccgccgcgtcttctaaaagccaaatatcgatccgaatcgtccaccaactcgattcgtcaatcacctaatcagatactatcttCACTTAGTAAATcaatcataaaccacacatatacggaaatccaacggtcggattctaatttaatgatgatccaacggtcggatcgaaattatacgatgatccaacggtcggatcctcacggatcgcctttaggatcattctccaaaattatcacgaagatccataggtcagatcttcttgaatcactctaacagacatctccacaaaattatacgaaaatctgacggtcggattctcacgaatcgccttccgaatcaccatttctcaattataagaagatccaacggtcggatcttcgcccgtgaccacacaaagtcatcgggacagtcatacgatcaacatatctaaatttgaagtaaaaccgatggtcagatcttcgcagatcgtaaactgaagataaaacgtaaaaacgttaaatagtaacgtaaaaacgtaaatccactatttatcaacttttctaacataaccttgttatatatcaaaacgctcgtatggatgcgtagatcatcgcctagataatgaaaactcaaaaaaagggtccgacgcgccgccacacccggaggtcagacggcggtcaacgtggcggtcaacgccggtcaacaacctcagatggcaaagtgaccaactacaaactggttcaaaatgaagggttgatagactttcatacctggagctaagcgagattcggtctagatcgtcctagatcaagcttggaagtcggattaatcatgtgcgtccgatcagatttcagattaaatcagggacgtcgaaaaagtcaaaccttgatctagtgttctacactcaaaatcgtgatgaaagacttacatggggatgatcagggggaagagacGATCACGAAAATGAAAAGGATCGGCCGAGGTGACGCCGGAAAAGTGTATTTCCGTCCGGGTCACCGATCGGAggctgggtggcttcgatccaggtctggggGCGGCGACAGGGCAAGGCGCTCCCACAGGGCGACTGGGCGGCTCACGGCGAAGCCAGggatggccgggtcgtggccggaggacggcggaggacgaagatgggtccgggtcgggtcaagcggttcggccgcgtagggaggagagagaacggaggattccgggggccaaaacgcaatttttctgtccttaatgacagaatcagaaatttttccatatttatagaaaattcccaattttcaaatattcataacttattcatacgaactccgaatattgcgttccacatatgcacgagatcgtatcaacaagctctacaactttcatgaaggaagttttcccaaattttgaacgtataaaaagtcactttttgagaccccctaaataacgttcgttttcaaaaattaaatcgttcgaactaattccacaacttctccgagcctcgtactcgctcccactatcgtgaaatcatttctaaaaatccacggaaattaatttggatttttcggggtattacacacaAGACTAAAGAAATGACACCGTTGAAAGGAGGAGGACTTTATCTGCCATATGGGATTGCGGTTAGCCACGATGGCTTACTTGTACTAGTCTATGAATAGTTGAATACTCTGCTAATAGGATCCGAAAGTATTGGCTCAAAGGCTAATACATGAGAAGTGATTACTGACTTCAGTACTGAAGGACCTCCAATTTGACACAAAAAGAAATGTATATATATGGAGACATTTTTAACAATTGGTGGACTAACATAACATTTAAGGTCTGCATTGAAGTTTCtacttaattgaaaaaaaatagacaaaaaaaaaacagaaatggATTCTTGGAACAAATTGATTAGGTTCTCCagcttataaaaaaaataaaaataaaaggaaataatTTTCACTTACATATTCATGAGCCACATTTGCATAGGTACGAGTTCCTGTTGATTGATTCATCTTCTTTTGAGACTGATTCCTTTTGTTGATGCTCGCTATTCTCTATATTCCAACATGTAAACAACGGTAAGTAATTTTAAATTAAGTTtcatgaagaagatgaaataATTGTTCATGTACCTGATGCTTCTTCTTGTCCATGTTTGCAACAAAAATTTTCCATTGACGCTCATTAACATGATCATCATTAGGCTTTTGAAACCTACGTGGTGTGTTCATGAATGGTTTATACCATTTTTTGCGCAACTGAGACTTCCAGTGCTTCCACCGTTCATTTAACTTGCTCTTCACCCTTTTCTTGATTTTACCTTCCAAACTTGCAACCCAAGGATTAGACCAATCAATAGTTTCCTGCACAGATTGTTTACACGCATCAATATAATGGAAAGTCACATATAAGACAATGTTAACAAAGGATTGAAACATTCAACATATACCTTAACACGATTCCAAGCCCTTTCAAGATTGTCACTAGCATTGAAATGCCGGTAATCAGGTGTACTAATTGGAAAAAGTGTAAAGTCTTTTGCCAAAATACCCAAGAATCTTGAGAATCTTGCCACCTTCAATCATGGACCCTTAGGAAGTCCAAAACGATTCCACAAGAGCTTTTCCCGACCCTCCATTGCCCAATTCTTCTGGTTTGGACCACGGTGCTTCTTTATTCCCCCAGGAGCCTCTGATGAAACATTGATGTCATCTTGCTGATGAAATATGCCACCAACATCTTGTGTCTCGCTGTCGTCGTCTTGTTGAATATTAAAGTCGCCACCAACATCTTGTGTCTCACTATCGTCATATCCATTTTCTTCGTAATCCTCTTCATCCTCATATAGGTGACTCATCTGTCAAAACcacaaaaatcaataaaaacaatcatacCCATTCTCCAAACAAATAGTAATTAACAGAGATAAGCAAACCTCCTCCAACTGAGACCAAAGAGATGAGAGAGATGGAGGAGAATTGATTGTTAAACCTGATAGGGAATTGACCTCCACTTCTACAGACGTGGTTGTTTTATATGCGTATCATAGCAGAACCACGTCTTATCCATTTGAAAGTTCGAAGGGATTTTAATACACAATTGGCGGCAACACAATCTTTTGTCCCGCTCTCACTCTATTTTGTCCCTCTCTCTGCACCCGTGAAGGTCCCCCAATTGAAAACGTCAAGCTGTGGTGGTTTTCTAATTGACTACATACTCTAAAGTCTAAACAGCCTCTTTATATAATTCAATTTAGTTGATTTctgaataaaataaaaggaataTAGTTTGTACCTCATCAGgttctttttttcctctctgCTTGATAAAGCACAAAAGATGCTTCCATAGCCTTCATCTCCTGCATTGTCCAACATGGTGGATAGGTTGTGAAGTGCACCCAAACATGACTGTTTGGTTTCGACATTGCTCGAATCTGACTCTAGAATGCCAACTAGAAAAGGGCCAATTTCAGATGAGGGCAGAGGAAATGGGGTATTTGCAAGTGAAGATAACAACATGAGCAGTTCTGCAAATTGATGCCTTGTTGGCTCATCGAGACTGTTGATGTCTTTCGGTAGTTTGGAGAAGATTCCTGCCTCAAAATCCATAACAATACAGATCATAATCAAATTGAATCCAAACCAAATGTTGATAATAAAATGAAATTGACGTTCTTCTGTAAAATACCCAGTTgtaaaatgcaaaaaaaaaacaaagctttGTACCTCAATCAATTCGTTGTAGTACTGCGTTCTTCCTCCTTTAACTCTCAAAAGCTCCAGACCTGCTCATCATGTCCAAGGAAGCTGTACACTGTCTCTCTTCGACCGATCTCAAATAGAAGCGATTTTACCGTCTCTCTCCCTCCATCACCCTTGCTGTCTCTGTGTGGAGCAAAGACGCAGATCTCTATCAAAGTTGTGCGGCAGCTGGCAGCACATGACGCAAACAGGTAGAGAGCTGGGGTAATTACACGGCCTGAGTTcgaatgtttttgttttttttctttttttcttttgtttctttctctttaAGCAGTAGATGTATATAATTAGGGCACCACAGTGACCACATAAAAGAGTACGTTGTCATTAAGCGTTAATAAAAGGAAAGATATTATAACAAATAGATAAAAGTGGCATAGtgtaaatatattaaaaaacaaaaattgttaatatattgaaaaacaaaaacagtacCAAAGTTGCAACAAAATAAttaccagaaaaaaaaattgtttaaaaaaaaaaactacttcaATTTCATTCTATGACATCATTCACTAGAACACCGTCCATGTCTGTTCTTGCTATTCCGTCATCGTTAATCCCTACAATCAAATTTTGGGCATCATAGGGCTCTGGTTCTATGTCTGTGCCCATATCAAATAAATCTCTGGGTCGGGTTCGGATCACTGTGTGCCAATTCGGTTCAGTTGGGTCTTGAACATAGAAAAATTGCACTGATTGTGATGCAAGAATGAGATTGTCTGGTTTAGGAAGTAGATGATCAAAATTTACCAAAATGAAGCCATACTCATCCATTTTGACGGCTCTATTGCGAACTCTATTATCTGCCCAATCACAATCGAATAATAAGACTTTCCGACCATGGTGATAATCTAGCTCAATGATGTCTGTTAGTACACCACAGTAGTCTTTTACACCATCCCTTGGTCTACGATCTCCCGCAGTAGCATAGCTACTCACCCCAGCTTTAACAAACACACTGCAGTTTTGAGTATTTGATTGAGCATCAATAGATTTAACAAAAAAGCGAAACCCATTCATGATGTACTTGTTGAATCGCCTTGCCTTTTTATCTGGTCCTATAGCCAAGGCTCGAATGTCTGGGTCGACGAATTCTTTTCATTGTACTCTTCTCTCAATCTGTATTATTAAAATATGATGCTtcatttgtatatatgacaCAAGTGTTATAAAAAGATATGCTTTATATGGAAAAAAAATCTTACCAATTCCCGAAAATATGTCGAAAATGTATTATTTGCTTGTCTTTCAGCCTCCATCAAAGTTGTGCGTCTATTCTTAGTCCGCTGTGTGTTTGCCACATGGTCGCTAACAATGTCAACAATGATTGGTTAGTGATACATGAATTATGTTTAATCAATGGTAGCACAATAATGAACAATTAATATTAAATAACTTACTCTAGATGTTGCTGAATCTGAGGGCAATTTATCAACACATGTGTATGTGCGCGTTCCCATTCAAGGTCAGTTAGTGTAAACTCGTGTCCTGGTTCTATAGACCGTCCCATCCCGACAAATAATGGTAATCCTTCACGAGGAACAATCCCAGGGTCATCAGCATTACGAccaattcttgttctttttGACTCAACTCCATCTGACAAATACATTGTGCAAAATGATAGACATTCTTCAATTATATAACCCTCTGCAATGCTTGTCTCAGGCCTACTCCTATTGCGTACATACTTTTTTAAGTCATGTAAGTATCTGgctcaaaagaaaaaaggaaaaaaaaaaaagttaattgtTAGCTATGATATATATCATTCACTCCTTATGATGAAATTAATTGTTGGTCGAtcataaacaaaatatatatgatatatatagggctatatatatatatatatatatatatatatatagggctatatatatatatatatatatatatatatattcacaagCGTTagtaattaaaacaaaataagtaagtaaagtaactatgaattaaaTTGAATGGAGCCGGTAAACAGTGCATATACGCATATATATCATGTTGTCAATATATCTATATAACTATAATATATGTCGACAGctagttttcttttttcatatATAAATCAGAAATATAAACTGTATAaatgtttcaaaaaaaatagctatctaaaaaaaaaaaattatttgacaTACCTTTCGATTGGGTACATCCATCGAAATTGCACAGGTCCAGCAATTGCTGCCTCGTCTGCCAAGTGTATTAGAAGGTGTACCATGACGTCAAAAAAAGATGGTGGCATTATCATCTCTAATTTGCAAAGTGTTTCAGCAATCCGATTTGACAGATCACGAAAATGGTCCACAGTACCAACTTTGGTACATAATTGTCTGAAAAATGCGCTGAGTTCCAATAGCACCTTGGTTATGTCTGGTTTTAGTGAACGACGGATGGCCACTGGAAGTAGATACTGCATGATTATGTGACAATCATGACTTTTAAGACCAATCAATTTTCTTTCATCAACTCTTACACATCTACGAATGTTCGATGAAAATCCATCAGACACCCGAACCGAATCAAGTACTTTGCACATTAGTGTCTTCTCATCATTGGATAAAGTGTATTTTGCTGGGGGCAGCCATGTTCGGTTACCGCGTGCCTCAGGATGGAGCGAACGCTTAACACCCATTAAGACCATGTCAAGGCGTGCCTTTAAGCTATCTTTATTTTTTCCATCAATTCCTAGCAAAGTCCCAATGACACTCTCTGTAACATTCTTCTCAACATGCATGACATCTATATTATGACGCAATAATAAGTCCTTCCAATAAGGTAGTTGAAAAAAAATACTCTGCTTCCTCCACGGTCCTGTGTATTTTGTGCTATCATTATTCTGAACTCGTTTCCTTTTACGACCAGAACTTGTTTCCTTTCCCTTTCCGAATTGAAAGCTCAATGTACTTAACGCTCTCAAACAATCTAAACCTGTCATTGGTTTAGGCGGTTTACGATGCTCAGTTGATCCATTGAAGTTATTATACCATGTGCGAAAAATATGGTTATCTGGCAGCCACTTTCGATGTCCCATGTAGATTTCTTTCTTACCATGATGCAACCTAAAAGAATCAGTCTCTTCACCACAAGTTGGGCAAGCCTTAGATCCCTTTGTGCTATACCCAGACAACATGGCATATGCAGGGAAGTCATTTATAGTCCACAATAATGCAGCTCTCATCTGAAAAACCTCTTTTTTAAACGCGTCATATGTAGGAACCCCTTCTGCCCATAGCATTTTCAATTCATCTATCAAAGGCTGTAGATACACATCTATGTCATTTCCGGGACTTTTAGGGCCTGGGATGAGCAACGATAGCATCATGTATGACTTTTTCATGCATAATCAAGGAGGGAGATTGTAGACAGTAACGATAACAGGCCAAGTACTGTGGGACAAGCTCATCATACCGAAAGGGTTGAATCCGTCACTGGCTAGACCCAAACGAACATTTCGACCATCAGAGCCAAAATTATTGTCAATTTTGTCTAATTCTTTCCAAGCAAGAGAATCGGCTGGATGATGTAGAACCCCATCTCGTGGTCTCTTTTCAGAATGCCAAACCATAAATTCAGAGGTGTGGCGAGACATGTACAACCTTTGAAGTCTTGGCCCTAATGGAAAGTAACGCAAAACTTTGGCTGGTACCTTCTTCATGGGGGAGGTGTTCTCTTTGTACCGACTAGTACCACATACATGACAAACTGTGTTTGAAGCATAATCCTTCCAATATAACTTGCAATCATTAGGACACGCATCGATTTTCTGGTATGTCAACCCAAGACTTTTGATGAACTTTTTTGTTAAATAGAAGGAAGCAGGAAGAGTTTCCCCTGGGGGCAAATAAGCCTTTAACAATTCAAGCAACTGTGTGAACGATACATCACTCCAACTGTTCAATGCTTTTATTTGATATAGCTTTATCAAAAAATCGAACATCTTTTTTCCTGCACCAGGGTATAATTCAGTGTCAGCTTTTTCTAAAAGCTGGTAAAATCTTTGTGCATCAGGGGTAGGGCCGTTAGGCAAGGATGGACCTTCAGTAGGCTCTGATGGTTCTTGTAAATCATCTTCACCTTCATACATGCCAAATGCATCGTGCAACATATCTTGCACATCAGAATCTGGTTGATGTGACGACGGTCCCGACAAATTAAAATCTGGTTGATATGATGAAGGCCCTGCCATATTATGATCAACTGCAGCTGGTAAATGCTCACCATGCTCGGTCCAGGGGATGTTAACATATTTAGGATCCATGCCATCCACCCTAAGATGCTGCTCAACAACAGCAGGCAGTCTATTGTAGCCATTATGACACCTTTTACACGGACACTTGATTGTACCTTCAAAAGAAGCATGCTCTAAGGCATAATTGAGGAATGCATCCAATCCAGCATTATATTCATCAGTGTGCTTATCTAAAAATATCCATTCCTTGTCCATATCGTTGATCAAAGATTTGTTATCAAGCtgcatagaaaaaaaaaaggaaagagtaTTTAGTTTTtggtgaaaataaaaattgatttcTAAAGTCATAACTGATACTAAAAAAGGATCGATAAAcaaatattaataataattgGAATAAAAATTAATACCTTTTGATGATCGATGCTATCTCTTTTTCAACTGAAagtttgtttgattaaattttgtttcctGAACCGCAATTTATAGCTCCTCAACATCAATATCATTGAGTGGTTTGCATGCATTGGATGTGCACAACGCACTATGCATATGGAAGTGCACAGTGCACAATTAGAATTGGATTTGGAAAGTGAATGCATAATTAACATTGGATATGGAAAAGGGTGCACAATTTGCATTGGATATGGAAACTGAAATTGTAGCTATTGGTTACCATATTGGATACAAAAACAAGGAACGTGGCTAATAAAAACTAAATATGATTATCCGTATGTTAGAGAAAAATTTGGAATCTTATTTGTAAGTAAattcaattaaatttttttttttttttttttgaaactcatTCTCAATCTGCACCTAATATATTAGAAATAATAGATATGCGGCAAATTAAAATGGATAATTATGTCGGCGAATTAAACCTGGTTAATAATTATACTTGAAATACCACCAATTTTTGCTAAACGTATGACAATTTAATGGATACAGATTACATAATTTATTTTGCAATTATGCCCATTAACTTATAATACTAAAACTCTAATAACATATTAAATCTAAAAACAtaagaaaataatgaaacaTATATTTTTTGCAATACGATTGAATATGGAAGTGCACCAATGCACAATTAGAATTGGATTTGGAAAGTCAATGCGTAACTAACATTGGATACGGTAAAAGGTGCACAATTAGCATTGGATATGGAAACTGAAATTGTAGCTATTAGTTACCATATTGGATACGAAAACAAGGAACGTGgctaataaaaattaaatacgATTATCTGTATGTTAGAGAAGAATTTGGGATCTTATTTGTATTTTGACTTTTACCCACTTCaattaaaactttttttttttttttgaaaacttaTTCTTAATCTACACCTAATATATTAGAAAT encodes the following:
- the LOC133727267 gene encoding uncharacterized protein LOC133727267, which produces MNTPRRFQKPNDDHVNERQWKIFVANMDKKKHQRIASINKRNQSQKKMNQSTGTRTYANVAHEYEISHGKEPDRWELFKLTHQRKGSQEPIDAASAKAIADFEEAEQKRLSMNVDITAPEIREEMYAEVLGKENGNRVRGVGAGVTWDEVPGIHVEERGVSREVKQLREQLEEQVKKAQEREAHMMEELQSKMAEQTKRMEQMFEVRCVEMALQKMGEMFKQCGISVDTQEDVMQTMSQFARDTSQRPSNVAFSPDDDVYRPTMPFDCPNMQID
- the LOC133744613 gene encoding uncharacterized protein LOC133744613 codes for the protein MDKEWIFLDKHTDEYNAGLDAFLNYALEHASFEGTIKCPCKRCHNGYNRLPAVVEQHLRVDGMDPKYVNIPWTEHGEHLPAAVDHNMAGPSSYQPDFNLSGPSSHQPDSDVQDMLHDAFGMYEGEDDLQEPSEPTEGPSLPNGPTPDAQRFYQLLEKADTELYPGAGKKMFDFLIKLYQIKALNSWSDVSFTQLLELLKAYLPPGETLPASFYLTKKFIKSLGLTYQKIDACPNDCKLYWKDYASNTVCHVCGTSRYKENTSPMKKVPAKVLRYFPLGPRLQRLYMSRHTSEFMVWHSEKRPRDGVLHHPADSLAWKELDKIDNNFGSDGRNVRLGLASDGFNPFGPKSPGNDIDVYLQPLIDELKMLWAEGVPTYDAFKKEVFQMRAALLWTINDFPAYAMLSGYSTKGSKACPTCGEETDSFRLHHGKKEIYMGHRKWLPDNHIFRTWYNNFNGSTEHRKPPKPMTGLDCLRALSTLSFQFGKGKETSSGRKRKRVQNNDSTKYTGPWRKQSIFFQLPYWKDLLLRHNIDVMHVEKNVTESVIGTLLGIDGKNKDSLKARLDMVLMGVKRSLHPEARGNRTWLPPAKYTLSNDEKTLMCKVLDSVRVSDGFSSNIRRCVRVDERKLIGLKSHDCHIIMQYLLPVAIRRSLKPDITKVLLELSAFFRQLCTKVGTVDHFRDLSNRIAETLCKLEMIMPPSFFDVMVHLLIHLADEAAIAGPVQFRWMYPIERSRPETSIAEGYIIEECLSFCTMYLSDGVESKRTRIGRNADDPGIVPREGLPLFVGMGRSIEPGHEFTLTDLEWERAHTHVLINCPQIQQHLDVFVKAGVSSYATAGDRRPRDGVKDYCGVLTDIIELDYHHGRKVLLFDCDWADNRVRNRAVKMDEYGFILVNFDHLLPKPDNLILASQSVQFFYVQDPTEPNWHTVIRTRPRDLFDMGTDIEPEPYDAQNLIVGINDDGIARTDMDGVLVNDVIE